A genomic region of Rhipicephalus sanguineus isolate Rsan-2018 chromosome 3, BIME_Rsan_1.4, whole genome shotgun sequence contains the following coding sequences:
- the LOC119385646 gene encoding uncharacterized protein LOC119385646 — MRVFGHDTEGCTEECKRCGGRHGTRECFRKRSYVAAARGFPSEIRNITSTSQPSTSRLPTGAASTSGLQVLRPRSRPPTPTNAPDHWEHEGPRERGDARGASTSPAPMAVPPDVVDETSNTSSEGDQGESSGLESGSPESSSDSWDPSQTESAEQEVPGTAQSPVTDEPAFPGLGAENFPPLLSEPTSPPNPDELPIVSCGRYVLPDAEHGPPDPSSSAEKQPPGSTSPAPAPANAPATQPGPVRRDRSRSRSPLRGGDGPAGAEPSHPSNIDNKHRRPKMHGLSSDSDAPPTAKSQKLDTAPSGKGHTPPSAGSKRN; from the coding sequence ATGCGGGTATTCGGTCACGACACCGAAGGGTGCACCGAGGAATGCAAACGGTGCGGCGGGCGACATGGCACGCGCGAGTGTTTTCGCAAGCGCTCATACGTCGCTGCAGCGCGAGGCTTCCCGTCAGAGATCAGAAACATCACCAGTACGAGTCAGCCTAGTACCTCCCGGTTGCCTACGGGGGCAGCATCGACGTCGGGGCTCCAAGTGTTGAGGCCAAGGTCACGCCCCCCCACGCCAACGAACGCCCCGGATCACTGGGAGCATGAGGGACCTCGGGAGAGGGGAGACGCACGCGGCGCCTCCACATCCCCCGCACCCATGGCAGTACCCCCCGACGTTGTCGACGAAACGAGCAACACAAGCTCTGAGGGTGACCAGGGAGAGTCGAGCGGGCTCGAATCCGGCTCCCCGGAATCGTCGAGCGACTCGTGGGACCCGTCACAGACGGAAAGTGCGGAACAAGAAGTACCTGGAACCGCACAGAGCCCTGTCACCGACGAGCCTGCGTTCCCGGGACTCGGTGCGGAGAACTTCCCGCCGCTGTTATCCGAGCCCACCTCCCCCCCCAACCCGGACGAGTTGCCCATCGTGAGCTGCGGCCGTTATGTGTTACCCGACGCCGAACACGGGCCGCCAGACCCGAGCTCCTCCGCTGAGAAGCAACCACCAGGCTCAACTTCACCCGCCCCTGCTCCCGCTAACGCCCCTGCAACGCAGCCAGGGCCCGTTAGACGCGACCGTTCGCGTTCAAGGTCTCCGTTGAGGGGAGGAGATGGGCCAGCTGGGGCGGAGCCGAGCCACCCCTCGAACATCGACAACAAACACCGCCGGCCTAAAATGCATGGTCTTAGCAGCGACAGTGACGCCCCTCCCACCGCGAAGTCACAGAAACTGGATACGGCCCCTTCGGGGAAAGGGCACACGCCGCCAAGTGCTGGCAGTAAACGTAACTGA